Proteins co-encoded in one Halorussus vallis genomic window:
- a CDS encoding M48 family metalloprotease, translating to MRHAGLKARMVLSGTIVFAFYAAMAWFLRGLFGLPVILALSVVFAAAQYKLGKWLALRGVGAEDLPEDEYPEVHRTVERLSDDMEIPKPRLMVGRMGVPNAFAVGRKGAGVVVVSETLLELLEDDELEGVLAHELAHVKNRDVVLMVLGQSVAQMLGMVVFWVVALADDGIAGTIVAWILSAIVQMVVTVFVLAISRHREYVADSDAAEYTGDPEAMASALAKIAQVGRHDDAPDVQDRVGALCIFGGKRGLLATLFATHPPMEKRIARLAPELLA from the coding sequence ATGCGACACGCTGGACTGAAAGCGCGGATGGTACTGTCCGGAACGATCGTCTTCGCGTTCTACGCCGCGATGGCGTGGTTCCTCCGGGGGTTGTTCGGCCTGCCGGTGATACTGGCGCTCAGCGTCGTCTTCGCGGCGGCCCAGTACAAACTCGGCAAGTGGCTGGCGCTGCGGGGCGTCGGCGCCGAGGACCTCCCCGAGGACGAGTACCCCGAGGTCCACCGCACCGTCGAGCGACTGAGCGACGACATGGAGATTCCGAAACCCCGACTCATGGTCGGCCGGATGGGCGTCCCCAACGCCTTCGCGGTCGGTCGAAAGGGCGCGGGCGTGGTCGTCGTCTCCGAAACCCTGCTGGAACTGCTGGAGGACGACGAACTTGAGGGCGTGCTAGCCCACGAACTCGCCCACGTCAAGAACCGCGACGTGGTGCTGATGGTGCTGGGCCAGAGCGTCGCCCAGATGCTCGGGATGGTCGTCTTCTGGGTCGTCGCGCTCGCCGACGACGGCATCGCGGGCACCATCGTCGCGTGGATTCTCAGCGCCATCGTTCAGATGGTCGTGACCGTCTTCGTGCTCGCCATCTCCCGGCACCGCGAGTACGTCGCCGACAGCGACGCCGCCGAGTACACCGGCGACCCCGAGGCGATGGCCTCGGCGTTGGCCAAGATCGCGCAGGTCGGCCGCCACGACGACGCGCCGGACGTGCAGGACCGGGTCGGCGCGCTCTGCATCTTCGGCGGCAAGCGGGGCTTGCTGGCGACGCTGTTCGCGACGCACCCGCCGATGGAGAAGCGAATCGCGCGCCTCGCGCCGGAACTGCTCGCCTGA
- a CDS encoding DUF309 domain-containing protein yields the protein MRNHLRAGVAIYNAGEFHAAHDAWEEYWLDLEADTDDERFLHGLIQFTAAVHHAAGRNWEGTRGLAESGTAYLADLPADYREVNVGAVHEYLRAVATDPEHVERVAPPKLTHEGVALVPEDLRFEAGAIAAEVLAEEYGYDEAVIEKAVEYARADLEAGKATSRFVTFVLDFARDEANRGIIFQRLRDAVGKREHEETDVEGLFD from the coding sequence ATGAGAAACCATCTCCGCGCGGGCGTGGCCATCTACAACGCCGGGGAGTTCCACGCGGCCCACGACGCCTGGGAGGAGTACTGGCTCGACCTGGAGGCCGACACCGACGACGAGCGATTCCTCCACGGCCTCATCCAGTTCACCGCGGCGGTCCACCACGCCGCCGGCCGGAACTGGGAGGGGACGCGGGGACTCGCCGAGTCGGGCACGGCGTACCTCGCCGACCTCCCGGCCGACTACCGCGAGGTGAACGTCGGGGCGGTCCACGAGTACCTCCGGGCGGTCGCGACCGACCCCGAGCACGTCGAACGGGTCGCGCCGCCGAAACTGACCCACGAGGGCGTGGCGCTGGTGCCCGAGGACCTGCGCTTCGAGGCGGGCGCCATCGCCGCCGAGGTGCTGGCCGAGGAGTACGGCTACGACGAGGCGGTGATAGAGAAGGCGGTCGAGTACGCCCGCGCCGACCTCGAAGCCGGGAAGGCGACCAGCCGGTTCGTCACGTTCGTCCTCGACTTCGCGCGCGACGAGGCGAATCGGGGGATAATCTTCCAGCGACTCCGTGACGCGGTCGGCAAGCGCGAGCACGAGGAGACGGACGTGGAGGGACTGTTCGACTGA
- a CDS encoding single-stranded DNA binding protein produces the protein MGAIEDVHADLEADISLEEFRETVEEKVEQMGGLADEETAAMLVAHELDDEGGEVNSVADVEPGMEEVKFVAKVVSVGDVRTFERDDEEAEDGRVLNVEVADETDSVRITFWDKQADGAEEALEPGDVLRIAGRPKDGYNGVEVNVNKAEPDDETEIDVQIQDTYRVEDLSLGLSDVNLRGKLLDTDSIRTFSRDDGSEGRVSNLKVGDETGRIRVTLWDEQADLAEELDPGISVEVVDGYVRERDGSLELHVGNRGAVEEIDEEIEYVPDAADIGSLEIGDVVDVVGVVRSADPKRTFDRDDGSEGQVRNIRVQDETGDVRVALWGEKADAEVAPGDKVHLADIEIQDGWQDDIEGSAGWQSTVAVLDSDVGTGSGASEDASDSGEAGLGAFTDDSESGSSGASGASDSAAEAAESDAGASAGGSNDAAGSADGEYVEFTGTVVQAGNPVVLDDGKETVSVETETDVTLGQKVTARGELRDGRLDAEDLF, from the coding sequence ATGGGCGCGATAGAGGACGTTCACGCGGACCTCGAAGCAGATATCTCTCTGGAGGAGTTCCGCGAGACGGTCGAGGAGAAAGTCGAGCAGATGGGAGGTCTCGCCGACGAGGAGACGGCGGCGATGCTGGTCGCTCACGAACTGGACGACGAGGGCGGCGAGGTCAACAGCGTCGCCGACGTCGAACCCGGCATGGAGGAGGTCAAGTTCGTCGCGAAGGTCGTCAGCGTCGGCGACGTCCGGACCTTCGAGCGCGACGACGAGGAGGCCGAGGACGGCCGCGTGCTCAACGTCGAGGTAGCCGACGAAACCGACTCGGTCCGCATCACCTTCTGGGACAAGCAGGCCGACGGCGCCGAGGAAGCGCTCGAACCCGGCGACGTACTCCGCATCGCGGGCCGACCCAAGGACGGCTACAACGGCGTCGAGGTCAACGTCAACAAGGCCGAACCCGACGACGAAACCGAAATCGACGTCCAGATTCAGGACACCTACCGGGTCGAGGACCTCTCGCTCGGCCTCTCGGACGTGAACCTCCGCGGGAAACTGCTGGACACCGACTCCATCCGCACCTTCTCGCGGGACGACGGCTCGGAGGGTCGCGTCTCAAACCTGAAGGTCGGCGACGAAACCGGCCGCATCCGGGTGACCCTCTGGGACGAGCAGGCCGACCTCGCCGAGGAACTCGACCCCGGCATCTCGGTCGAGGTCGTCGACGGCTACGTCCGCGAGCGCGACGGGAGCCTCGAACTCCACGTCGGCAACCGCGGCGCGGTCGAGGAGATCGACGAGGAGATAGAGTACGTTCCCGACGCCGCCGACATCGGGAGCCTCGAAATCGGCGACGTCGTCGACGTGGTGGGCGTCGTGCGCTCGGCCGACCCCAAGCGGACCTTCGACCGCGACGACGGGTCGGAAGGCCAGGTCCGGAACATCCGCGTCCAGGACGAGACGGGCGACGTCCGAGTCGCGCTCTGGGGTGAGAAAGCCGACGCCGAGGTCGCGCCGGGCGACAAGGTCCACCTCGCCGACATCGAGATACAGGACGGCTGGCAGGACGACATCGAGGGGTCGGCCGGCTGGCAGTCGACGGTCGCGGTCCTCGACAGCGACGTGGGCACCGGGAGCGGCGCCAGCGAGGACGCCAGCGACTCGGGCGAGGCCGGACTGGGCGCCTTCACCGACGACTCGGAGTCCGGTTCGTCCGGCGCGTCCGGAGCGTCGGACTCGGCCGCCGAAGCGGCCGAGTCCGACGCCGGCGCGTCCGCTGGCGGAAGTAACGACGCCGCCGGGAGCGCCGACGGCGAGTACGTCGAGTTCACGGGGACGGTCGTGCAGGCCGGGAACCCGGTGGTGCTGGACGACGGCAAAGAGACGGTGAGCGTCGAGACGGAGACGGACGTGACCCTCGGTCAGAAGGTCACCGCCCGGGGCGAACTCCGCGACGGACGGCTCGACGCCGAGGACCTGTTCTAA